Proteins from one Ananas comosus cultivar F153 linkage group 5, ASM154086v1, whole genome shotgun sequence genomic window:
- the LOC109710461 gene encoding dynamin-related protein 3A-like, which translates to MGAGAAVVGSTVIPIVNKLQDIFAQLGSSSTIDLPQVAVVGSQSSGKSSVLEALVGRDFLPRGSDICTRRPLVLQLVHSPRRPDGAQGDGDEWGEFLHIPGHRFYDFREIRREIQAETDKEAGENKGVSDKQIRLKIFSPNVLNITLVDLPGITKVPVGDQPSDIEARIRTMILSYIKHKTCIILAVSPANADLANSDALQMARIADPDGSRTIGVITKLDIMDRGTDARNFLLGNVIPLRLGYVGVVNRSQQDINMNRSIKDALAYEESFFRNQPVYHGLSHCCGVPQLAKKLNQILVQHIRAVLPGLKSRVSAQLTAVAKELAQYGDVVESKAGQGAKLLNILAKYCEAFSSMVEGKNEELSTAELSGGARIHYIFQSIFVKSLEEVDPCDDITDEDIRMAIQNATGPRSALFVPEVPFEVLVRRQIGRLLDPSLQCAKFIYDELIKMSHRCLANELQQYPVLRRCMDEVIGKFLREGLQPAEAMITHIIEMEMDYINTSHTNFVGGSKAVELAQQQVKSARLAATLAKSKEGVDNDKLQSSEKSLKPRGILARTGANGTLSDSHHGVRPGADAERPGSSGSASGSIWGISSIFGVSEDRAPLKDSSANKSSTAPMNTLEHSVSMIQLREPPLILKPSENQTEQEALEIAIIKLLLKSYYDIVRKNIEDSVPKAIMHFLVNHTKRELHNVFITTLYRENLFEEMLREPDELAMKRKRIRETLKVLQQAYRTLDEIPLEAETVEKGYTLESDSTGLPKIHGLPSSFYGANDLSSSYMASPKNPRSKKSAHSGEQPSSFLHSNPDANGLGSYPQSIFNHS; encoded by the exons ATGGGGGCAGGGGCGGCGGTGGTGGGGAGCACGGTGATCCCGATCGTGAACAAGCTGCAGGACATATTCGCGCAGCTGGGGAGCTCGTCGACGATCGACCTCCCCCAGGTGGCGGTGGTGGGGAGCCAGAGCAGCGGCAAGTCCAGCGTCCTCGAGGCGCTCGTCGGCCGCGACTTCCTCCCCCGCGGCTCCGACATCTGCACCCGCCGCCCCCTCGTGCTCCAGCTCGTCCACTCCCCGCGCCGCCCCGACGGTGCACAGGGGGACGGCGACGAGTGGGGCGAGTTCCTCCACATCCCGGGGCACAGATTCTACGACTTCCGGGAGATCCGTAGGGAGATTCAG GCTGAGACGGATAAGGAAGCGGGAGAAAACAAGGGTGTGTCTGACAAGCAGATTCGGTTAAAGATTTTTTCGCCAAATGTTTTGAATATAACTCTGGTTGATTTGCCCGGAATTACGAAAGTGCCTGTCGGAGATCAGCCCAGTGATATTGAGGCGAGAATCAGAACAATGATCTTGTCATACATCAAACACAAGACTTGCATAATATTAGCAGTTTCACCAGCAAATGCGGATCTGGCGAATTCAGATGCCCTGCAGATGGCTAGAATTGCTGATCCAGATG GGTCACGAACTATTGGCGTCATCACGAAG TTGGATATTATGGATAGAGGCACTGATGCCCGGAACTTTTTGCTTGGAAATGTGATTCCCCTGCGACTCGGTTACGTGGGTGTGGTGAATCGTAGTCAGCAG GATATTAATATGAATCGTAGTATCAAAGATGCTCTGGCCTACGAAGAGAGCTTCTTTCGCAATCAACCT GTTTATCATGGTCTCTCTCATTGTTGTGGTGTTCCGCAGTTAGCCAAGAAATTAAATCAG ATCTTAGTGCAACATATCAGGGCTGTTCTGCCAGGATTGAAGTCACGTGTAAGCGCTCAATTGACGGCTGTTGCAAAGGAGCTTGCTCAATATGGTGATGTAGTAGAATCAAAG GCTGGGCAGGGTGCCAAACTCTTGAATATTCTCGCAAAATATTGTGAAG CTTTTTCTTCAATGGTGGAAGGGAAAAATGAAGAATTATCAACAGCTGAGCTTTCCGGTGGAGCACGAATTCACTATATTTTCCAGTCTATCTTTGTGAAGAGTTTAGAG GAAGTTGATCCTTGTGATGACATAACTGATGAAGATATTCGCATGGCAATACAAAATGCAACTGGCCCAAGGAGTGCTTTGTTTGTGCCTGAG GTACCATTTGAAGTCCTTGTACGCCGACAAATAGGCCGGTTGTTAGACCCTAGCCTTCAATGTGCTAAATTCATCTATGATGAACTAATTAAG ATGAGCCATCGCTGCCTAGCAAATGAGTTGCAGCAGTATCCTGTCCTCCGGAGGTGCATGGATGAGGTGATTGGGAAATTCCTACGAGAAGGACTACAGCCTGCTGAAGCAATGATAACCCACATTATTGAGATGGAG ATGGACTATATTAACACTTCACATACAAATTTCGTTGGTGGCAGCAAGGCTGTTGAGCTTGCTCAACAACAAGTTAAATCTGCACGGTTAGCGGCAACGCTGGCCAAATCCAAG GAAGGAGTAGATAATGATAAGTTACAATCATCTGAAAAGAGTCTTAAACCCCGAGGCATCCTGGCCCGAACAGGTGCAAATGGAACCCTTTCGGACTCTCATCAT GGAGTTCGGCCTGGTGCAGATGCTGAGAGGCCAGGCTCATCTG GAAGTGCAAGTGGATCAATTTGGGGCATTTCGTCAATTTTTGGTGTCAGTGAGGACCGTGCACCTTTGAAAGACAGTTCAGCGAACAAATCTTCTACTGCTCCCATGAATACATTGGAACATTCCGTGTCCATGATCCAGCTGAGAGAG CCACCACTTATCTTAAAGCCGTCAGAGAATCAGACCGAACAGGAGGCGCTAGAGATAGcaatcattaaattattactGAAATCATATTATGACATTGTTAGGAAGAATATCGAGGACTCTGTGCCCAAAGCAATTATGCATTTCCTG GTGAATCATACGAAACGGGAGTTGCATAATGTCTTCATTACTACACTTTACAG GGAAAATCTCTTTGAAGAAATGCTGAGGGAACCTGATGAATTAGCCATGAAACGGAAACGTATTCGTGAAACCCTAAAAGTTCTGCAACAGGCATACAGG ACCTTGGATGAGATACCTCTGGAAGCCGAAACGGTTGAGAAGGGCTATACACTGGAGAGTGATTCGACCGGCCTTCCAAAGATCCACGGCCTCCCATCTTCTTTCTACGGCGCTAATGATTTGAGCTCATCGTACATGGCTTCTCCCAAAAATCCTAGGTCAAAGAAGTCAGCACACTCAGGAGAGCAGCCATCGTCATTCTTGCATTCGAATCCTGATGCCAATGGTTTGGGATCCTACCCGCAAAGCATTTTCAACCAtagctag
- the LOC109710304 gene encoding probable terpene synthase 2, with translation MDSIVSSNNSSIANKDLEVVDVDRHSVDYQPSVWAEYFLKHPFLTQTHKKSETWIKQRVDELIKEVKVMLHNIAADPPSQMDMIDSLQRLGVAYHFEEEITESLSKLNENTLSDHGDLNATALRFRLLRQHRYYVSCDVFNKFRDEKGSFSSSLQSDVKGLLSLYEAAYLALPGEELLDEAIIFTTTHLKSLVDRLEKPLAKKVLHALEVPSHRRMKRLEARLYISLYEDDDEARNDVILELAKLDFHLLQSLHREEVKNLSLWYHDLGVKTKLTYARDRMVECYFWVLGVYYEPYYSRARMMMAKFMKLFSLIDDTYDSYGTLEELQPLTDVIQRWDEKAAAGLGECYELLIRVLFGTVKESEKELAPEGKSYRVNYIVEMIKKGTQGMLQETKWRDEKYVPPLQDHLQITLFTCLYMALGCASFLGMGPEATEEAFKWASSNPKIAKAIATICRLLDDVVGHEFETGRNNVATAVTCYMKENNASLEEASETLLKMIEDAWKDTNHEYLKLTCLPTSLLMPYVNLARMMEILYRECDKYTNVHLLKEYIELVLVKPISF, from the exons ATGGATTCTATTGTGTCCTCGAACAATTCCTCAATTGCAAATAAGGATCTCGAAGTCGTCGACGTCGATCGGCATAGCGTAGATTATCAACCAAGTGTTTGGGCCGAATACTTCCTCAAGCACCCTTTTTTAACTCAGACACACAAG AAATCTGAGACATGGATTAAACAAAGGGTCGATGAACTAATCAAGGAAGTAAAAGTTATGTTACACAATATTGCCGCTGATCCTCCCTCACAAATGGACATGATTGATTCTCTACAACGCCTCGGGGTGGCTTATCACTTTGAAGAGGAGATTACCGAGTCACTAAGCAAGCTCAATGAGAACACTCTAAGTGATCATGGAGATCTGAATGCAACCGCACTTCGATTCCGATTATTGAGACAGCATCGCTACTATGTTTCCTGCG ATGTTTTTAACAAGTTTAGAGATGAAAAGGGGAGTTTCAGCTCATCTTTGCAAAGTGATGTCAAGGGCTTGCTTAGCTTATATGAAGCAGCTTATCTCGCTTTGCCTGGAGAGGAGTTGTTAGACGAAGCAATCATCTTCACTACTACTCACTTGAAGTCCCTCGTAGACAGACTCGAAAAACCTCTTGCGAAGAAGGTACTACATGCTCTCGAAGTTCCTTCGCATAGGAGAATGAAGAGGCTAGAAGCAAGGCTTTATATCTCTCTATATGAAGACGATGATGAGGCGCGCAATGACGTCATACTCGAACTTGCTAAGTTAGACTTTCACCTATTACAGTCACTTCACCGCGAAGAGGTCAAGAATCTGTCATT GTGGTATCACGACCTCGGTGTGAAGACAAAGTTAACGTATGCGAGGGACAGGATGGTGGAATGCTATTTTTGGGTACTAGGAGTATACTATGAGCCATACTACTCGAGGGCTAGAATGATGATGGCTAAATTCATGAAGTTGTTCTCGCTAATAGACGATACATATGATAGCTATGGCACGCTAGAAGAGCTCCAACCATTGACAGATGTTATTCAGAG ATGGGATGAGAAGGCCGCTGCAGGGTTAGGAGAATGCTACGAACTCCTTATTCGTGTGTTGTTTGGAACAGTGAAGGAAAGTGAGAAAGAGTTAGCGCCCGAAGGGAAATCATACCGCGTGAACTACATCGTAGAGATG ATTAAGAAGGGAACTCAGGGGATGCTTCAGGAGACAAAATGGCGAGATGAAAAATATGTACCACCATTACAGGATCATCTTCAGATAACCCTATTTACTTGCTTATACATGGCACTTGGTTGTGCTTCTTTCTTGGGCATGGGACCAGAAGCCACAGAAGAGGCATTCAAGTGGGCATCAAGCAACCCTAAAATCGCGAAGGCCATCGCAACGATCTGCCGTCTCCTTGATGATGTTGTAGGCCATgag TTTGAGACAGGTAGAAACAATGTTGCAACAGCAGTAACCTGCTACATGAAAGAAAACAACGCATCACTCGAAGAGGCGAGCGAAACTCTTCTGAAGATGATCGAAGATGCGTGGAAAGATACAAATCACGAGTACTTGAAGTTGACTTGCTTACCAACTTCCTTACTCATGCCATACGTCAATCTTGCGCGCATGATGGAAATTCTTTACAGAGAGTGCGACAAATACACGAATGTTCATCTGCTGAAAGAATACATTGAGCTGGTGTTAGTCAAACCTATCTCATTCTGA
- the LOC109710421 gene encoding UMP-CMP kinase 3-like isoform X1: MYQTRINSVMIAYLYLIYILSVSDIYRIQPHGKLSIRASWLLVVSPARNNLIIMYSVIFSRFLFQKIFAYELYSYHPCNFLSSSQSVRKMIQQYKKEGKIVSSEVTIKLLWNAMQNSENRKFVIDGFPRNEENRAAFENIIQLEPDFVLFFDCPEEELIKRLLNRNQGRVDDNINTIIKRLRVYFDSTLPVIDYYSSRGKVYKIDANRSVEEVFYEVKNVISKYYSGKQGEKIFTQI; this comes from the exons ATGTATCAAACACGTATAAATTCTGTAATGATCGCCTATCTGTATCTGATATATATCCTATCTGTATCCGATATATATCGGATACAGCCACATGGCAAATTAAGTATCCGTGCATCCTGGTTGTTGGTTGTTTCCCCAGCTCGCAATAACTTGATAATAATGTATTCTGTCATATTTTCGCGTTTCCTTTTTCAGAAAATATTTGCTTATGAATTATACTCTTATCATCCTTGCAATTTCTTATCATCCTCGCAATCCGTCAGAAAAATGATACAGCAATACAAAAAGGAAGGTAAGATTGTCTCCTCTGAGGTAACTATCAAGCTTCTGTGGAATGCCATGCAGAATAGTGAAAACAGGAAGTTTGTCATTGATGGATTCCCGCGTAATGAAGAAAACCGTGCTGCCTTTGAGAATATT ATCCAACTTGAGCCGGACTTTGTGCTCTTTTTTGATTGTCCAGAGGAGGAGTTGATAAAGCGCCTTTTGAATAGAAACCAG GGGAGAGTTGATGATAATATCAACACGATAATAAAGCGACTTAGAGTTTATTTTGATTCCACTTTACCAGTAATTGATTACTACAGCTCGAGAGGAAAAGTTTACAAG ATTGATGCCAACAGAAGTGTCGAAGAAGTTTTTTATGAAGTCAAAAATGTCATCTCCAAATATTATTCTGGAAAACAGGGGGAGAAGATCTTCACGCAAATCTGA
- the LOC109710421 gene encoding UMP-CMP kinase 3-like isoform X2, with product MGSIDKDNAANSRTVNLNAAEGASDRLSNEVSCIFVLGGPGSGKGTQCPRIVEHFGFTYLCAGDLLQAEIESGSENGKMIQQYKKEGKIVSSEVTIKLLWNAMQNSENRKFVIDGFPRNEENRAAFENIIQLEPDFVLFFDCPEEELIKRLLNRNQGRVDDNINTIIKRLRVYFDSTLPVIDYYSSRGKVYKIDANRSVEEVFYEVKNVISKYYSGKQGEKIFTQI from the exons ATGGGAAGCATTGATAAAGATAACGCAGCGAATTCGCGCACTGTGAATCTGAATGCTGCTGAG GGTGCAAGTGATAGATTGTCAAATGAAGTCTCATGTATATTTGTTTTGG GTGGTCCCGGAAGTGGGAAGGGCACGCAATGCCCCAGGATTGTTGAGCATTTTGGGTTTACCTATCTCTGTGCTGGTGATCTTCTTCAAGCGGAAATTGAATCTGGATCTGAAAATGG AAAAATGATACAGCAATACAAAAAGGAAGGTAAGATTGTCTCCTCTGAGGTAACTATCAAGCTTCTGTGGAATGCCATGCAGAATAGTGAAAACAGGAAGTTTGTCATTGATGGATTCCCGCGTAATGAAGAAAACCGTGCTGCCTTTGAGAATATT ATCCAACTTGAGCCGGACTTTGTGCTCTTTTTTGATTGTCCAGAGGAGGAGTTGATAAAGCGCCTTTTGAATAGAAACCAG GGGAGAGTTGATGATAATATCAACACGATAATAAAGCGACTTAGAGTTTATTTTGATTCCACTTTACCAGTAATTGATTACTACAGCTCGAGAGGAAAAGTTTACAAG ATTGATGCCAACAGAAGTGTCGAAGAAGTTTTTTATGAAGTCAAAAATGTCATCTCCAAATATTATTCTGGAAAACAGGGGGAGAAGATCTTCACGCAAATCTGA